Proteins found in one Hemibagrus wyckioides isolate EC202008001 unplaced genomic scaffold, SWU_Hwy_1.0 Contig29, whole genome shotgun sequence genomic segment:
- the LOC131350239 gene encoding origin recognition complex subunit 4-like — protein MSEGPESAEGKPMGLESKYKHLLELLRRTAVHGESNSLHIIGPCGSVKTMLLRCALRELLDLQEVKMNVLQVHLSSLLQMDDRIALREITRQLQLENVVGDKVLVCVFQYSVFLPVCLSAGDKSSSQPVFFILEEFDLFAHHKNQTLLYNLLDVSQSAQAPVAVVGLTCRLDVLELLEKCEKSRFSHRQSHLLSSLAFRQYRDAFRSELTLQDDFPDSKFSQEWNLCVSVRHTASRT, from the exons ATGTCTGAAGGTCCAGAGAGTGCTGAGGGTAAACCCATGGGCTTGGAATCGAAGTACAA gcacCTGTTGGAGCTGTTAAGGAGGACAGCGGTTCACGGTGAGAGTAACTCTTTGCATATCATCGGTCCATGTGGATCTGTTAAAACCATG ctgctacGTTGTGCTCTGAGAGAGCTGCTGGACTTGCAGGAGGTGAAGATGAATGTCCTGCAGGTTCACCTGagca GTCTGCTGCAGATGGACGACCGGATCGCTCTGAGAGAGATCACACGCCAGCTTCAACTGGAGAACGTCGTAGGAGAcaaagtgttggtgtgtgtgttccagtat tctgtcttcctccctgtctgtctgtctgcaggtgATAAAAGCAGCAGTCAGCCAGTGTTCTTCATCCTGGAAGAGTTTGATCTGTTTGCTCATCATAAGAACCAGACGCTGCTGTACAACCTGCTGGATGTTTCTCAGTCTGCTCAGGCTCCTGTAGCTGTGGTGGGACTCACCTGCAGActa GACGTTCTTGAGCTCTTGGAAAAGTGTGAGAAGTCTCGTTTTTCCCACAGACAGAGTCACCTGTTGAGTTCTCTGGCTTTCCGTCAGTATCGAGACGCCTTTCGGTCCGAGCTCACGCTGCAGGATGACTTCCCCGACAGCAAGTTCTCTCAAGAGTGGAACCTCTGCGTCTCGGTACGACACACCGCATCACGAACCTGA
- the LOC131350237 gene encoding polyadenylate-binding protein 1A-like, with protein MAALFVKDLHPEVSEVILSNRFRPAGHVQSVHICRDRKTGSPLGYAYVNFRYRDDAERAIDMFSFEILLGRPMRVMWSNWEPTAKPIKGGNIFIRNLDWSIDCTSLFDTFSVFGRIVSCKVVESKGYGYVQYESAEAAERLNGKLLNDRQV; from the exons atggctgcactgtttgtgaaagatcttcaccctgaagtatcagaggtgatactttctaatagatttagacctgcaggacacgtccaatctgtccacatttgcagggacaggaagaccGGCTCTCCTCTCGGATACGCGTACGTCAACTTTCGCTATCGAGATGAcg CTGAGAGAGCCATCGATATGTTCAGTTTTGAAATCCTCCTGGGGAGACCCATGCGTGTCATGTGGTCTAACTGGGAACCCACCGCCAAGCCCATCAAGGGAGGGAACATATTCATCAGGAACCTTGATTGGTCCATTGACTGCACCTCCCTGTTTgacactttctctgtgttcgGGAGGATCGTGTCATGCAAG GTTGTGGAATCAAAAGGTTATGGGTACGTTCAGTACGAGTCAGCGGAGGCGGCGGAACGGCTGAACGGAAAACTCCTGAACGACCGCCAAGTGTAA